One window of the Salvelinus fontinalis isolate EN_2023a chromosome 2, ASM2944872v1, whole genome shotgun sequence genome contains the following:
- the LOC129825556 gene encoding uncharacterized protein LOC129825556, whose protein sequence is MSTAATPTTPSQLTSDQLTVIVAAFSGLVFFVVIVVLLSIYRKEPYCCKDTRGDMDAPPQYYSSRQTLVGNPCLEHTHDIIHDNTHSQSGQLFLIGLPSSYRLPSLEAPLPRLPSYESVRKKDRQRQIHMMIADRFGLNGSMLTEPPPTYEESICHSIEVPFDILGSVIDAPHPQNIYPPHPGTDITTQSEVTTQCPSTQDANSATLPV, encoded by the exons ATGTCCACCGCTGCAACTCCAACCACCCCCTCTCAGTTAACATCGGATCAACTCACGGTCATTGTGGCAGCAT TTTCAGGTCTGGTGTTCTTTGTGGTGATCGTGGTGCTGCTGTCCATATACCGGAAAGAACCTTACTGCTGCAAGGACACCCGTGGAGACATG GATGCCCCTCCTCAGTACTACAGCAGCAGACAGACACTGGTGGGAAACCCCTGTCTGGAACACACTCACGACATCATACACgacaacacacactcacag TCAGGGCAGCTGTTCCTTATCGGCCTGCCCTCCAGCTACCGCCTGCCCTCCCTGGAGGCGCCCCTCCCCAGGCTGCCCTCCTACGAGAGTGTCAGGAAGAAGGACCGCCAGAGACAGATACACATGATGATCGCTGACCGTTTCGGCCTCAACGGCTCAATGCTGACTGAG CCCCCTCCAACGTATGAGGAGAGCATCTGCCACTCCATTGAAGTGCCCTTTGACATTCTGGGGTCTGTAATAGACGCCCCTCATCCCCAGAACATTTACCCTCCGCACCCTGGCACAGACATTACCACTCAGTCAGAGGTAACCACTCAGTGCCCGTCCACTCAGGATGCCAACAGTGCCACCCTACCAGTCTGA